AttgatatattatttcatatctgaattgttcatttttggggCGTCACTGTTATTTTAGCGATGTTCGAGAAGTTAACAAGTACAACATTTTAAAACCGCAGTGTGTCTCCGTAAAACCGAATTAACGTATTATTTTCTCACAGTGTGATTTATCTAACGTTACCGGTAAATGGTGTTAAAACGTTTATTTCAGTTTGTAATGTCGTTCGCTGAGCAGATTATTCTAAGAACGTGATAATAATTAAACCAGAGATTGTTTGCTTTTTGCTGCAGACTTTATTTCCCCCGTTAATTTGACTCATAACAGAAGCTGTTATGTTTTATCCTGCCGTCATGCATTTAGCAGCCGCAGATGGTCAGCTGAAGTTCATCTTAAGTCGTTATTAGATAAACGCTGGAGCTCGGGTCATGTCTGCGGATCACTCAGCCTCACTGGCCGGGACTCACGGCCTCCTTCGCGGCCAGCGCACCCGGTCCTACGGCAGTCTGGTGTCCTCTTCATTATCACCCGTTAGACAAAGACGAATTGAGCATAAAGTCCAGCCCGGTGAGACCTTGCAAGGACTATCACTGAAATATGGCGTGTCTGTAAGTAAACAGAAAGCAGGTATTTGAGGAATTTGACCTTTTAAACCTTTAGTTGGAGGTAATTACttaattattacataatgaacgttaagtttgtttttctgtctttacAGATGGAGCAAATCAAAAGGGCAAACAGACTGTACACAAATGATTCAATATTCCTGAAGGAGTCCCTCTTCATCCCCGTGCTGACAGAGTCTGTGTCTTTCACAAATGGAGTGGAATTGACCGAGGACGAGACAAGtccaacacaaatacacactgagTTTTCTAATGAGATCCCCAAAAGCCAAACAGACTCTAGATGTGAAGGGAATGCTGATCTGTCACCAGTGGAATACCTGAAAAAGATGGACAGCTTGATCAGTCAGTCCAAACAAGCAGCTGTGAAGACCTGCCAGGAGGGAGGGAAACAGTAAGTTGTCAGAATAAAATTATGACTGCTGTCATTATTGTTAGGGTGTTGCAGAGTTCACTTATTGCAGTCGTTTTGTTTGCTGTCAGCTGAGTTGTTCAGCAAGTTTCAGTTCGATGGAAGAACCATGAGTCATATGATGAAATTGTGTAGTGTTTAGAAGGCCCATTCATACCAAGGATGGTACTACAACGATTTAGATATAGTTAGTCCTAAATTGAAAAGAgcacaaatgcacaaatgtcaTGGGGAGTTAAGATGAAACAGCTTTGGCATTCTTACCATGGTGGTGCCATGTGTGGTTTTACCTGTGGTTAGCATGATCTAAGTGTATGATACTGTGGAAGACCAAAGGTTAATTTTAAAGGGGACATGAACTGAGAAAACGAAATTGCCTTGATCTTGCCTTGAGGTCCTTGTACTATAAAACGtcctgtaagtttcaaaactttcttgttagtcttaTATTGAAGCTAGTCTGCCAAAATGATAGGCTTTGGAATGtaccactttatgatgtaataatgTTGGTAAACACCgcttccacagaagaagatcaacatCTGCTTCTACATtgctgtctgtttagccccgcccagcAATTTgcgcatgtagtgtaaataaagaGAGAGGCGAACACAGGTCTACACAGAAGCCAAATGATGAAGATGGCTCTGAAGACAAGAAGACGCTGTGCACTGCAAAGTTGTGAAAAAATAGTCTTTGCTTTGCTTTCCTTCTGCTCCCAACTTTGGGAAAGAGggaatgaactttatttttaatgaagatccagactgtGCCAGCAAGAATTCGTCCTTCATTCACTTCATTTTAAAGCggatttatttacaaacaaggcacagtttgacactaaatttttttaaaaataagagcGTTACTAAAAGAGCGATGCTGTGCTGAATATATTGGATCAGACAGTAATATTGCAATACACAAGTGTAACTGTTTTTATAAGGTGGTCACTTTTGCTtagtctgttattacagattgtttgatatgttttGAGTTATGTGTTTTttacctaaatcacagcagcattcATCTATGAGGGATGTACGCTGTCAAActtacacaactgttagccagtCATAGCAGTGAgcatttacttccgagtctacaatctgccACACCTATTCAatcagagcgttctgatgaggggggttaaaaacaggacagaagatagcttattacttctaaatgatgtttttttatgtaaaaatcttgataacattataagtggatcccagagaacagtacaaaataaaaaacaaagacagttcatgacccctttatgAGATTAGAGTTCTGCCTCAGTAAGAATATTCATATTTTACCCCTTTAAAAAAGaggttactttatttatttatttatttatttatttatttatttatttatttatttatttatttatttattatgttactgATTTTTATGTTACTGATTGTGttaatggagagagagaaaaaaaaaaaaaaaacctaaatctgCATCCCAACTCAAGCTACTGTCCAAGAGACaaaacatgtaatattattaatattgctgGTGCCTCTGGTCTCAAAGGTTAGtctcaaatattatatatagtgtcCGCCCCCAGGTGTGTCCACAAGATTGAATCTGTCCCTTGGATACCGCTGCTTCATAGCTATCGTTTTTGGTGTGAATGCCCCTTTCCGTTAAAGCAATTTATAAACAGAAATTGCTAATGTAgcttacaaatatttacaaagaaatggcaagttacacattgaattaaacatgtaattttgaagtagaaaaaactaacaaattattttcttgtaaaacagactccaataatctttgttttattcacaacttcGAAAATTAATTTGATACGGTGTATCATATGTATCAAACATATTTGGAAATATATTATCCACCTGTAATGAATCAATTACAAAAGCTCATTTTCGTTCGAATAGCATAACTTGTCCAGTAATGAAATCacttaaaacattcatttttgcgtTTAAAGGTTTTCATCTATGGAGCACCTCCATCCCAGCAATCTGACGTCTGACAGAGCATCCTCCCAGCAGGCCATTTTGGGAGCAGTTCCCATAACAATCACCAGACGGACCAGGAATTTGAGGGATAGGGAGGATGAGATCTTCCAGCTCTGATGTAGGCATTTATTAGGACTCCTCTGACTGTTTTCTGTCTCATTTGTACAAGTTGATTGTTTTAGAGGGCTCCTTAATTGGGTTTCATGCCTTTATAATGTGGAGATTGCTGGTGTGATTTGCAAGAGTTTTTTCATAAAACTACTTCCAGGTTTAGACACATATTAGCACTGTAAAAGCACTGTCGCTTGATGCCTAAACGTAATAATGTGAATTATAATTCTGCTGTATTTCATATGAGCATAACCAAAGTAATGCAAGACAGTTTCGTGTGTGACATAGATGACTGCATTTAAATGGAAGAACTAATTAGGAATCTAGCTTGAAAAAATAATGCGCTTGCTAATTAATATCGATTTTAATACTACCTCACAAATACTTGATAGaaatacttttatagttttagaAAACTGAAAAGTATATGCTTTGGGAATGTGCCACTGGACATCTTTTAGATAGTGACTTGTCAAACTTGTGAACACAATGCATGGTTTTGCACTGCAGGCACATACTTGGTTTGGTGTTTTTCTGTTTGGTTTACATAGTGCTATAGTGTCTAATGGCCTTTGTGGTTACCAAAACATGATAAAGACTTTGATAAAGAAGTCTCGTTTCCTGGACTGGTTCGTGTTTTGCATCAGTGATATGAATGCAGCATCCAATGCACAAATTAAATGCCATAAACACATACAGATCTTTGAAATCTTGAGTGATAATCAGTGGCAAAGAGATGAACTAAGTTGCAACATGTACCTAAAACATGTATTGTGTTCAGCACAACTGAATTGCACTAATATGTTCCTTCAATCATGTGCATTTCTAACCTGGAATAAATGAATTGCATGTTCATACAAAGCATTAGGGTGTGTATTATGAATATGAAAGTTCTCCAGACGACAAAATTTTATCTTTTTGCTTTTGTAAGCTGTTTCttgtaataaatacaaattatttatagaCATAAAATGCTATGTCAAATTAGCCTAATGCAAACACATGGCTtatagtgaaaacagtaatatggtgtaatattacaaatgtaaaataaatgttttctatttaaatatattttaaaatgtaattaatttctgtgatgacaaatcggaattttcagcagtcttcagtgtcacatgatttttcagaaatcattctaataggctgatttagtgcattttcatttcgtattaatatcaatgttgaaaaccttaAATtcttatggaaaccatgataaatttttcaggatttttaacACCGAGCttaacaaaacagcatttatttgaaatataaatcttttgtaacattgattttttttctcactgatcAATTTAACATGccaatcttactgatcccaatttttgaacattagtgtgtTGCAACACTGTAAGCAATTTACATAAGGGctgtaaagaaatatttatttagtggttGTTCCCTTTTAGAACAGCAGATTCCCCTCAGGGCTGTTCATGTCAAAATATAGTTGTTGACTGTGTAGTGCCAAGCTTAGATTTGTATCATAGCCATAACCACAGGGTAACACTAGATGGCAGTATAAAAAGAATGCCTTTAGTAAATGAGTTTGTGTTTTTctggtttgttattttgttgtcctGGGAGGTAAATAATCAGCTCAAAAATGTTAACAGTTCTGAACAATACAATGTGCTCTGATTTACAGCAGGGTAGCTGAACCCCAGTGGtttaaacatcattattaaaaaataagtagtCTAGAAAAC
This genomic stretch from Cyprinus carpio isolate SPL01 chromosome B16, ASM1834038v1, whole genome shotgun sequence harbors:
- the lysmd1 gene encoding lysM and putative peptidoglycan-binding domain-containing protein 1, which encodes MSADHSASLAGTHGLLRGQRTRSYGSLVSSSLSPVRQRRIEHKVQPGETLQGLSLKYGVSMEQIKRANRLYTNDSIFLKESLFIPVLTESVSFTNGVELTEDETSPTQIHTEFSNEIPKSQTDSRCEGNADLSPVEYLKKMDSLISQSKQAAVKTCQEGGKQFSSMEHLHPSNLTSDRASSQQAILGAVPITITRRTRNLRDREDEIFQL